ATGCGGTGGGTTATATTGGTATGGCGCTTTGCGTCGTGTGGGGCGCCTGGAGTTTGCTCTATTATTTCGTCTATCAGCGGCAAAATGGCGGACTTTTGGACTAGCTTAAAAAATCGTAAAAATGGCGTTTTGGGGCCAAAAAGTGTGTTCTAAATCAGCATTTATAATAAAAATTGGGACCCAAATTACAATTTTTCCCTAAATAAGATATATTATAAAACTACAAGATTAGCATGTTGAGGGGCGCAGTATTATGAACACATCCCGCCATACAAAAATCCGGAGCGTAACGGTCCTCGTCGTTGCTGCATTGTTGCTCGAATTGACGACCGCTGTGCAGTACATTTCTACACGCCGAGCCATTACCGCCCAAATTAAGGAAATGGCTAAGCAAGACCTTACTTCTGCGAACCGGACCTTTGAAGTCAAGGAAATTGCCGAGGCTGCTATTGCGGCTGTTCTGCCCGAAGTTGAACGTTTTATCGATACACAACAGCAAGATTCATTGCATATGGCGTTGCAACGAGTGGTTGCGAACCATCCTGAAATTGTCGGCGTCGATTTTGCCTATCGTGTGGGGAGTGATGGCCTTCGCGATGGGTATTTTACGTTTAGGGACGATGCAACCAACGAAATTAAGGACACCGTTATTGGGTTTGACTATACGGAACGCACTTGGTACCGCGAGGGCTTGCATGGCAACGGTTCCTGGAGCGAACCGTACATGAGCCGCTATTACGTGGCGCTGATGTCTACATTCTCGCGGCCTGTTCACGATGCTCAAGGACGTGTCGTTGCCGTTATTGGCGCCGATGTTCCGATGCGTGAACTCTCTTCGATGGCTGTGCAGCTGTACGATAACCAGCAGCGCTCGCTCATCCCTGTCATCATTCTTCAGCTTGTCGGCCTCTTTGTGCTTGGCTTTATCATGTACCGCAGCATCATCAGCGTCCGTAAGTTAAGCAAAGTCAGTGCCGAAAAAGACCTGATTAACAGGGAACTTGGCATTGCAAATGCGATCCAGACGGCGATGCTTCCGCCACCGCTGCCCGAAAGCGAATTCCTGAATATCGTTGGTAGTCAGGTCCCGGCAAAACAGGTGGGCGGCGATTTTTATGATTATTTTGTGCGTGATGGAAAGCTATTCTTCAATATCGGTGATGTTTGCGGAAAGGGAATCCCCGCGGCACTTGTCATGTCGATGACACAGGCCGTGTTCCGCACGATTGCAACTAAAGTCGATAATCCATCTCACATTGTGATGGGAATGAACACGATGGCCAGTCGTGGAAATACGACGGGAATGTTTGCAACGCTTTTTGTTGGTGTGCTAGACCTTGCAACGGGGCGCCTGAGCTACTGCAATGCCGGCCATGAAAAGCCCATTATCATTACTGGACGTAATATGCGATATCTCGATGTTACCGCAAATATCCCTATCGGGGTCATGGAAGAAAAAAAATACAATATCCAGGAATCGGTCATCGCTGCGGGCGATATGATTTTGCTTTATACGGATGGTCTTACCGAAGCGATGAATGCAAATGGAAAGCTGTTTGGATTGAAGCGCGTTGAAGAAACGATTTGTGGCGGTGGAAAAACTGGAGGCAATAGTGAACTCTCCGCATTTGCGGGACCGCAGCAATTGCTGGATACCATGTCGCAAGCCTTTTCCAAATTTGTGAATGGCGCAGAGCAGAGCGACGACCTTACCATGCTTGTGATAAAGTACAAAGGGTAGGGATGGGGAAAATATTTGAAAATTGCCTAAAATAGGTTACCTATTTTAGGCAATTTTTTTGAGAATGATTTTTTGCGTTAATCCACGTATTTCTTGATGAGTCTGATCATCAGTTCGGCGAGGCTTTCCACTTGGTAATTGCCAACGGTTGCCTTGATGTGTGAATTGCCGATGCCGCTATCGTCGGTGAGGAATACGTATGTGCCGCCTGTCGCCAAGTCGAAGAATCTCAACATAAATTCAGTTTCTTTGTCTACACCGCTTGCCGCTACAGGGATAAGCTTGATGCCTTTTTTGGCGAAGAGGCGGATAGAGTTCTGGAGGCTTTTGATGATGTCTTCTTCGTAGTGGGCGGGGGCGTCAAGGATGAGAAATGCGATGCGCGCGCGGGCTGCTTCGTCCCAAGAGAGTTTTTCCAGCGAGGCTTCAAGCGCTGTGTGAACGGCTTCGGGGTAGTCGCCGCCGCCGTTTGCGCTTTGGCGTGAGACGAATTCCTGGGTCCTTGCAACGTTATCAGTGAAGTCGTCGTGGCGCGTGAGGTAGGAATCGCCTATGTCGCGATAGAACAGGGCTGCTGTGCGTAAACCAATATTGCTTTCAAATTTTGCGCGGTCGATAATGTAATTGAGATCGGATTTGAGGAATCTGATTTCGTCGCTCATAGAACCTGTGGCGTCAACGATGAATGCGATGTCTGCCGTCGTTTTGGGGTGTTTGGCATCTTTGTCTACAACGGTATTGATATTGAGCTTGCGGTTTTCCCTAGACGAAACCTTGAGCTGCCCGTTGATTACAACGCCGTCAACAATTAACCAAAGGTCATTTTGATTTTGGTTTTTGTCATGGAATAAATTAATCCAGCAGTAAGCGTATCCATCATTGTCTGTTTTGGTTGTAAATTCAACTTGCCTACCGTTGAGGAGTGTCACGGGAACATTTGCGATGCCGAATTCGTTTTTATCCACCACTTTTACGGCAACGAGTTGCTGGGGGTAGAATTTCCAGTAGCTCATCTTTCCACTGTAATCATTGTCGTTGATGATGTTGGTCCAGAATTTCCAATGTTCCAAATCGTTCCATTCACCAGCCGTGAGCAATCCTGAAGATTCTTCGTCCGAACGCCTTGCTTTTCTTTTTCTCCTTGAGGCTGGTTCATCATCGTCCCAAGAACTGCTTTCGTCGCTATCGGAAGCGAGGTATACCGTTTTTGATGATGAACGCTCTGAATGTGTCCTTGATGGCGCTTTAGCTAGAGCTGATGATCTCTTGGCGTACGTTTTTGAAGCGCCCGTGGCGAGCATGGATGCGGAACCTCCGAGCAGTCCTGCCAAACCATCGCTAACTCCTGCTGAACCTGCGGCACTTTCGGAAAAGCCCGCAGATTTCCCGCGTCTTCCCCCAAGAACCGTTTTACCGGTTGTGTGTAAGCCATCTACGGTTTTTAAGACTTTGCTAATATCCTTTGTGAATTTGACATCCGCCGTTGAAAAAGAAGGTGACGGCTTTGACGATGCTGCCAAATATTTTACCGCTCCTCTATTGTCTGGTGCTTTGGGCGATCCTTTGCTTTTGTATTTGTGTTCGGGTGTTGTTGATGGAAAAACGGTCATAACCGTTTCGACTCTAGTTTCATCATCTTCTGAGATTTCTGTGGTTTCTTTGTTTGTATTATCGCTGCAGTTGATGAACATAAAAGCGGATGCGATTACCGCTGTTAAAAAGATTTTGTTTTTCATGATATACTCCTTTTTTTTATTAAACTAGCACAATCCATGTGGCCAAAACCAACGTTCAAAAGCCTAATATGGATAAATGTTTTTTACGAATAAAAGGAAACGATGTTATATTTTAAGTATGTCTAGATTGTGTCATATTTTGCACTATGCTTCTGTCACATTTTTGTGCTGTATTTCTTTGTTTACAAATAACGGTGCTTATGCGACGGGGCTTAATGGTGTATTTGATGCGGGTTGGACGACGGCGTACCAGTCACAGGATTCCTTGACTCTCATGCACCAGCGTTTGCAATCACTCGGAATGGAATATGTCGTATTGCAATATGCTGCAGTTGAAGCGACTCATTTGTATTACCCATCACAACTCGATTTTTTGCAGAATACGCAGTACAAAAATAATCAGCTTTTCCCGAAGAGTATAGAGGCTGCAAAAATTGCAGGAACCAAAATTTGGCTTGGACTTTATTACAATGGTGAAGATTGGTTTTTACCTCCGACGGTTACACAACTTGATACTTTGTGTGCGAGAAACGTTCGCGTTTTAAATGAACTTTATGAATTGTATGGACGTGAGAATGTAATTGATGGAGTGTATATCCCGCAAGAAATTGCGCTCTATTATTGGGATGGACTCCGCGAAGATGCGACTGCAGAATCGCTAGTGACTCATTTTTTGAAACCAATTGTGGATGCTGCGAAGGCGATTGGTTGGAAGGTTATGACGGCTCCATTCTACAATCAGAATTTGGAATCTCCCGAAAAATTGCAATTGTTTTTCGAGAAACTTTTTGCTGCGGGTTTCAAGCCTGATGTGATTGCTGTTCAAGATGGTATTGGGGCAAGTGATGCAGGGAAGGCTCATGCAGATATTGCGACAGTCGGAAAATACGAACGTGTGGTGGCCCAAGCTTGTGCAAAATATGGAATTGAATTTTGGGTCGATGCGGAATTGTTCCGCACTGATGATTCTAAAGCACTTGCGGATAGTGCGCGAATTTCGGCGCAACTGGATACAGCGCGTGCTTCGGGTGCTGTGAATGTCATCGGTTATGATTTGGCTGTTCTTGGGAGCGCTGGGCTAGATTCGCTAGAAAAGTGGAAATCGCAGACTGTCGGGCTTAAAAAGTCGCGCAATCCCAACAAGAATCCGCAAAAACTATTGAAGTTTTACAAGCTGAACGGCGCAAGGGTCTATCTTGACCGTCGTTAAAATTTTATAATTCAAGAAAAAAAAGGAGCGTCTATGCGCAAAAATCTCGGAGTAAAAACTTATCTGTACCCGCAGCCGACTTTGGTCATCGCCACCTATAACGAGGATGGCTCGGCAAATGCCATGGTGGCCGCTTGGGGTTCTATCAGCGACAACAACCAGGTTGCAATTTACGTGGCCAAGACTCATAAGACCATCCCGAATATTCTTGCTCGCAAATCTTTTACCGTGAGCATGGCAACGGCTGACCACATCAAGGCGATTGACTATTTGGGTATTACCAGTGGTAATCGCGTGGCTGATAAATTTGCAAAGGCTGGCTTTACGTCTGTTAAGAGTGAAAATGTCGATGCACCGCTTGTTGCTGAATTGCCGCTAGCGCTCGAATGCAAGCTCGTGAGCTACGATGAAGAATCGGAACTCCTGCTCGGCGAAATCGTGAACGTCACTGCCGACGAATCCGTGCTTGATCAAGACGGAAAGCTCTCCGTCGAGAAGCTTGCCCCGGTTTGCTACGATTCCGCAGGCCACGGCTACTACGTGATGGAACGCCGCGTCGGCAACGCCTTCAGCGATGGGAAGAGCATCTAGGAGTTGCTTCAGAATTAATGCAAAAAAGGTGGCTCGCTGGCCACCTTTTCTCTTGATAATAATTGCGCTTTTTAGTACAAGTACCATTCCCATTTGAGGGTGCATTGCTTGTTTTCTTCATCAGTTTGATCCCAAACTTCGTAATCTTTAATATATCCGATGCTATGTACTCCGTAGCCGTAGCCTGATGAATAATCATCGTTTATTAAAAGATCGGCGTCTGTAATCCTAGGAAAGACGTAGATTGAGTCTGTGTATATAGGAACTGTCGTTGTGAAATCGATGCGTCCTTCCCATTCTCCGGTGTCTTGTTTTTCTAGCAGATTCTCTGTCATTACAGAATCTCTAGTACCGTCATTTTTTCGAAATTGAATCTTGAAAGAAATGCGAGGGTCAGCATCTGCATAGTTTTTCATGCTTAGCGTGTTGTCCCAATCTGGCGTTTCTTGCTTGAAATAAGTCAGCGTGAGTTTCAGATTTTTGCTTTGGGTAAGGTATGATTTTTTTGTATTAGAGGATGTCTTTGATGAGCTAGAGTAATAGTAGTTTATGGTGCTGGATGAAGAATATTTTCTTGAAGAACTTGAATATGTGTGGCTAGACGAGCTCTTTGCAGATGACGAACTCTTTGCGGAAGAAGAACTTTTTGTTGTGTTGCACTGATAGCCGTAATTGGAGCAGCACCAGGATGCGGAATTGTTGCTTGTCCCATAATAGCAAGCTTCTTTTTGTCGTTGTATTTCTTGTTCGCGTTCTTTCTGTTCTTGCTCGTGTTGCTTTTCTTTTTCACTAATCTCATTGTTTGCGGCCGACATGGGGCTTTCGTCACCGCAGGCTACAAAAAGAAATGATGCGATGAAAAGTAGAAGAAATTTATGTGTCATTTTATAATCCTTTTAGAATGCGAAATCTATCTTGATTCGCCAACTGTCGCTGCCATTTAGATAGCTTTGTTCGGCATCTGTTCCGAATGGCCCTTCGTAAATACGGAAGTTTCCAGCGAACCATTGAAATTCAAGTGAAAAATGGCGCGTTATTTCGATACCAAAGCCCAAAAGGTTGATAAATTCCCAATCGGAAAAAGATGCGAAATCACTATCACTATAGTCATCCCAATAATTGCTTCCAATATCAAAATCATACCATTGATAAATAGGCTTGCGGATATGGAAATTGGCACTGAGGAAAAGTGATACTTGGGAAGTACCCAAAGGAATAATACCAAAGCGGAAACCTAGTGGAATTTCTGCCAATATTGTACTGAAATTAACGAAGCCGCAGTACCATCCGTGATGGAATTCTGCGTTTAATCCGTAATTAAATGAAACAATCCGGTTAAAATAAATTCTGTGGAAAAAACCAAGGTTTGCCCCAAATTCGAAATAGCCGTCGAGATCTTGTAGCGGTTTCCCATAGAAAGCGCTGGTTGTAAGGCTTGCAAATGCAAGTGATATTCCAAAGAACGAATTTTTGGCTTTGTCTGTTTTGATTTCCTTATTAGTGGAACTTGGATTGTCTTCTTGGAAAGCTATGCTTTTTTGTGAATATGATGCCCATACATCTTCTTTTTCGTTTTCTGTTGTGGATTTAGATGTTTTTTGGAATTGGGTGGGTTGCTCTTCTGCAATATTTTCTTTTACTGTGGTTGCTGGCTCTGACCTTTTTTCTTTGACAATTTCTTTTGCTTTTTGAATGTCTAGCGCCATCATTTCGCTGTTGGCAAAAACGACGGTGAGTGTACATGCGGAATCGTTGATACTGTGTTCCTGAATTTGCTTGGCTAGTGCAGTTGCGTTTTCGATGCGCTGCAGTTTACGTTCGAATTCTGCGACACTGTCGGCCTTGGCTTGTTCTGCAAGTTGCTTCTTGTTGATGGCGTAATCGATGCACTTACAGGATTGTTCGATTTTCTTGCAGAATTTGTCTTTAAATTTCGGCTGCTTTGCTTTCAGCATTTTGTCTGTGACAGGGCAATCTCCGCAAAAGCCGGAGCATTCTTCTGTCATTGGCGGCAAAGGCTCAATGCGAGACATTTCAGGTTGAGTTTTGTTGAACTTGGTCTCGTAAAGGGATTGTTTTGTTTCATTAGAAACGGGCGATGGACCTTGCTTGATTTCTTTGAATAGTCCGTTTTCAAAAGAAATATTGCGGGCGCAGACTGTTTCATCGCATGTTTGCAGCAATTCGTCAGAAAGCTTGTTTATGCTTTCTGCAAATGCGGCGTCTTTGCTTGCTTGGGCTGCGCTGATGCTGTCGAGGAGTGCCGCGCAGTGGCAACGCTTATCGACTTTTTTGCAGGTCTGGTCTTTTTTGTTTTGGCAGGGGGTGCAAAGTTCGATGCACATGTTTTGTGCAAAAAGCGAAACCGTTAATAAAAGAACTAACGCGAAAATCGCTTGAAAGATTTTTCTCATTTTAACTCCTTGATGGCGAGGCTGCTATACAGAATTCAAGGTGCTCAAAGCTCAAGAATTTGGTTGCAAAAACTCGCTATGTAGCGTAAAAATAAGAAAATGTTTACATTTGTTCAAGGTACTTGCGAAAAAAGCGCTTCCACCCAGTCTACGTCCGCCGTTACGGTAAGCGTCTGTAATCCGCAGGCGGCTGCGGCGGCCGTGTTGACGGGGCTATCGTCAAGGAAGATTGTTTCGGCGGGGGAGGCTCCGAGCTCGCGAATGGCTGTCTTGAAAATCTCGGGATCGGGCTTTTGCAAATGGAGCTCCTGACTCAAGAAAATCTTGTCGAAAAAGTCTTCGAGCTTGTTGCCGTTCGCATTGAACCAGTTTTGGCAACAGCGTTCCCAATGTAATTCGTTTGTATTGCTCAAAAGCGAAACGCTTGCAACACCTTCCATTTTGCGCAGTTTGCGGAGTGCTTGTAATTTACGATCAGCAACGCTCAAGCAAATGGAATTCCAGGCGTCTTCGATATCGTGTGGCGTTGTCGGGCTCGCGGCGCATCTTGCGAAAGCATTTGCGGCGCACTTGCTTGCGATTTGCTGGCAGAACTCTGCGCTCGTGATGAACCCGAGCTGGTAATCTTCCATTAGCTTGTAAGCAGAACCGCCCGGCTCAAGTTCAGCGGGCGGCAAACCGAGTGCGACAAATCGTTCGTAAGCGTTTTTCATGCGGATGTCCAAAAGAACTCCGCCTAAATCAAAAATGTAATTCTTGAGCATGTCGCAAAAATAGAAAACAAAACTTGCTTTCTATTATGCGTTCGTTACAACTTCCGGAGAGTCTTCGTACTTGGCTTTCAATTGCAGATAGAATTCGCAGAAAGCGGTTGTAATGTATGGGCAAGCCCACAGGAACCCGATGCCACAAGTTACAATTCCCAAGAGAATCCAGGGGATGAATCGCAAGCAGAGTACGAACAGTTCCATGCGGTGGCCGTACATCATGTCGCTACTTTTGCGCAAAATCTCGAGGTGCGAATACTCAGGATGATCTAAAATGATAAAGTAAACCAAAGAGTAAGAAAAAGCCTTCATGATGCCGGGAATGATGAAGAGTAATGCCCATAAACAGATGAACAATAATGCCAAAATCTGGGTACATATGAGATTGAAATAAAAGCCCCAACCGCTAGTGAAGCCAACGACCAATCGCTTGAGTGGAATTTCCTTGTTGCGTGCGAGATTCAGGAAATAAGCGTAAAGGCCGATGTCTAGGCCAAGGGCAAACGGTGTTTCTATAATATTCCAGACGCTTCTGCCGGTGGAGTCTTTTTCGAAGAATGCTGAAGGAATGTCGATTACTATAGAAATGAGTAAAAATACGAGGATGGCGACTGCTGCTTGGCTCCATTTTCCACCGAGTTTTTCCCATGCAGTTTCTTTGATTTTTGCAGTATCTAAAGCGTCCATATTTTCTCCTTATTTTTCTTTAATATAGTTTATTTCTCTTTGAACTCTAATTGCGATAGCGTGGCGGCAACAGTCGAAACGCCTCCGATAAATGCGGCAATGAACGAACCGCAGATGAGATAAAGCGGTAGCGAGTACACTGTACCGTTTGCGAATGCGACGTACTTTAATTTATGGGTTTCCTTGCGGCTGTCTTTAGGTGACATGCGCCAACGCTCGTAAGTGTAGTCCATGAATCCAACACCAAAATAATACGCATTGATGATGAAAATTAGGACAAGCGAAGCGACACTCCCTGCAACTGGGATAAAGTTCAGCAAAAGGCAAAGTGCGGTCAAGACAAGTTGTTTCGCTGTGTTGCGAACGGCAATCACGACGGCGCGCAAAATGTCCTTGAGCGTTTGCTTCATGTCAAACGGGAACTCCTTCCCGGTGAGGATGGTTTCGGTCTTTTCGGAGAGGAACGTGTAAATGGGCGACATTAAAATGTTGACAATCGTTCCGCCAATGAAAACGAACAGCGCAAAGAAAATGATGGGGAGGATAATCTTGATGGCGACCATGCCGGCGTGAATCCAGCCGTTCATGTTTTCGGTGCTGCGCTCGATGATGCCGTTAATCCAGTCGCTAATGCCGACGCCCGAGAAAATGAACGCGACCACGACGATGATGTTCAAAATGGCGGGGATGAGCAAATATCTTGTGAGCTTGTTTGCGCGTATAAGGCGAAAAGCCTTGATGTATGCGGCAAACCCGGTCTTGATTTGCTTTGCGAGAGATATGTTTTCTTGTTCCATTGTTTTAAATATAAGAAAGCCTGCGATTGGGGAAATCGCAAGCTTGATGATTAGAGTGTGGTTTGTTATGAAAAAGAACTTATTTTACGGAGACGCTCTTCATTGCAGAACCGAGCTTTACCATATAAATACCTGTGCTATGGAACTTGTTCTTGATGGCGCTCTGGATATCGCTTGTGGCATTTACGTTTCCGAGGAATTTGCCCTGCATATCGAAAACCTGCGCGCTAGTGATTGTGTTTGTTTTCGGTGCAAATTGGGGAAGGGCCGTGGAGCTTGCTTCGCCGGTGTAGACCTTTGCGTAAGCGAAATCGAGTGTGCCGGAGGCGTTCCCGTTTTCGGGGTATTGGCCCGCTTCGCCGAGCACCTTCGCTTCGTACATGGAGTTGCCGAGTTCAAGTCCTAAGCTCTTCCAACCGTCAAAGTGGGCTGTAATATCGATGGTGCCGCAGGCGCGTTTGGTCTTGCGCACGCTAAAGTACTGCGTGAACGGCGTGTTGTCGCCTTCGATGGAACCGCGTTGGACTTTGTCGACGTAGACTTCGTATGTGGCGCCGTCAACGGTGATTATGCCACGCAAGCCGCATTCGTCACAGTTTGCAGTAGATTTACCAATCCAGTTCGGGCGATACGGGCTCCAGGTGTCAACGATGTACCATTCGATGAGTGGGTCCTGCGACCAGCCGTAAACACCGATGTACGAGTAAGTCACGTTGGAATAGCTTTTGAAAGACGGGTCGGTCAGCTTGAAGTCGGCGTAAAGGTGTCCGAGGTCAGTGTACTTGAGCCCGCTGTTCATGCCGTAGCGGATGCCTTCGCGGCAGAGGTAATCGTTCACGTTGTTGAATTCGCAGGAGAATGAGCCGTCGGTGTAGAACGTGGCGGAGTTGTCGCCGATGTCAGCCCAAAGTTCGTAACTATAGTTACCGATATCGTTAATGTCGTTGGAAGTGACGACTGTGCTTTCGCCGCTG
The DNA window shown above is from Fibrobacter sp. UWB16 and carries:
- a CDS encoding PP2C family protein-serine/threonine phosphatase, coding for MNTSRHTKIRSVTVLVVAALLLELTTAVQYISTRRAITAQIKEMAKQDLTSANRTFEVKEIAEAAIAAVLPEVERFIDTQQQDSLHMALQRVVANHPEIVGVDFAYRVGSDGLRDGYFTFRDDATNEIKDTVIGFDYTERTWYREGLHGNGSWSEPYMSRYYVALMSTFSRPVHDAQGRVVAVIGADVPMRELSSMAVQLYDNQQRSLIPVIILQLVGLFVLGFIMYRSIISVRKLSKVSAEKDLINRELGIANAIQTAMLPPPLPESEFLNIVGSQVPAKQVGGDFYDYFVRDGKLFFNIGDVCGKGIPAALVMSMTQAVFRTIATKVDNPSHIVMGMNTMASRGNTTGMFATLFVGVLDLATGRLSYCNAGHEKPIIITGRNMRYLDVTANIPIGVMEEKKYNIQESVIAAGDMILLYTDGLTEAMNANGKLFGLKRVEETICGGGKTGGNSELSAFAGPQQLLDTMSQAFSKFVNGAEQSDDLTMLVIKYKG
- a CDS encoding DUF4434 domain-containing protein, with the translated sequence MSRLCHILHYASVTFLCCISLFTNNGAYATGLNGVFDAGWTTAYQSQDSLTLMHQRLQSLGMEYVVLQYAAVEATHLYYPSQLDFLQNTQYKNNQLFPKSIEAAKIAGTKIWLGLYYNGEDWFLPPTVTQLDTLCARNVRVLNELYELYGRENVIDGVYIPQEIALYYWDGLREDATAESLVTHFLKPIVDAAKAIGWKVMTAPFYNQNLESPEKLQLFFEKLFAAGFKPDVIAVQDGIGASDAGKAHADIATVGKYERVVAQACAKYGIEFWVDAELFRTDDSKALADSARISAQLDTARASGAVNVIGYDLAVLGSAGLDSLEKWKSQTVGLKKSRNPNKNPQKLLKFYKLNGARVYLDRR
- a CDS encoding flavin reductase family protein — protein: MRKNLGVKTYLYPQPTLVIATYNEDGSANAMVAAWGSISDNNQVAIYVAKTHKTIPNILARKSFTVSMATADHIKAIDYLGITSGNRVADKFAKAGFTSVKSENVDAPLVAELPLALECKLVSYDEESELLLGEIVNVTADESVLDQDGKLSVEKLAPVCYDSAGHGYYVMERRVGNAFSDGKSI
- a CDS encoding PorT family protein, giving the protein MRKIFQAIFALVLLLTVSLFAQNMCIELCTPCQNKKDQTCKKVDKRCHCAALLDSISAAQASKDAAFAESINKLSDELLQTCDETVCARNISFENGLFKEIKQGPSPVSNETKQSLYETKFNKTQPEMSRIEPLPPMTEECSGFCGDCPVTDKMLKAKQPKFKDKFCKKIEQSCKCIDYAINKKQLAEQAKADSVAEFERKLQRIENATALAKQIQEHSINDSACTLTVVFANSEMMALDIQKAKEIVKEKRSEPATTVKENIAEEQPTQFQKTSKSTTENEKEDVWASYSQKSIAFQEDNPSSTNKEIKTDKAKNSFFGISLAFASLTTSAFYGKPLQDLDGYFEFGANLGFFHRIYFNRIVSFNYGLNAEFHHGWYCGFVNFSTILAEIPLGFRFGIIPLGTSQVSLFLSANFHIRKPIYQWYDFDIGSNYWDDYSDSDFASFSDWEFINLLGFGIEITRHFSLEFQWFAGNFRIYEGPFGTDAEQSYLNGSDSWRIKIDFAF
- a CDS encoding HAD family phosphatase, whose product is MLKNYIFDLGGVLLDIRMKNAYERFVALGLPPAELEPGGSAYKLMEDYQLGFITSAEFCQQIASKCAANAFARCAASPTTPHDIEDAWNSICLSVADRKLQALRKLRKMEGVASVSLLSNTNELHWERCCQNWFNANGNKLEDFFDKIFLSQELHLQKPDPEIFKTAIRELGASPAETIFLDDSPVNTAAAAACGLQTLTVTADVDWVEALFSQVP
- a CDS encoding DUF975 family protein, which translates into the protein MDALDTAKIKETAWEKLGGKWSQAAVAILVFLLISIVIDIPSAFFEKDSTGRSVWNIIETPFALGLDIGLYAYFLNLARNKEIPLKRLVVGFTSGWGFYFNLICTQILALLFICLWALLFIIPGIMKAFSYSLVYFIILDHPEYSHLEILRKSSDMMYGHRMELFVLCLRFIPWILLGIVTCGIGFLWACPYITTAFCEFYLQLKAKYEDSPEVVTNA
- a CDS encoding EI24 domain-containing protein, whose amino-acid sequence is MEQENISLAKQIKTGFAAYIKAFRLIRANKLTRYLLIPAILNIIVVVAFIFSGVGISDWINGIIERSTENMNGWIHAGMVAIKIILPIIFFALFVFIGGTIVNILMSPIYTFLSEKTETILTGKEFPFDMKQTLKDILRAVVIAVRNTAKQLVLTALCLLLNFIPVAGSVASLVLIFIINAYYFGVGFMDYTYERWRMSPKDSRKETHKLKYVAFANGTVYSLPLYLICGSFIAAFIGGVSTVAATLSQLEFKEK
- a CDS encoding glycoside hydrolase family 11 protein, with the translated sequence MKKFNSRIFVFSLAVAFATEAYSQDFCNTATHSGESTVVTSNDINDIGNYSYELWADIGDNSATFYTDGSFSCEFNNVNDYLCREGIRYGMNSGLKYTDLGHLYADFKLTDPSFKSYSNVTYSYIGVYGWSQDPLIEWYIVDTWSPYRPNWIGKSTANCDECGLRGIITVDGATYEVYVDKVQRGSIEGDNTPFTQYFSVRKTKRACGTIDITAHFDGWKSLGLELGNSMYEAKVLGEAGQYPENGNASGTLDFAYAKVYTGEASSTALPQFAPKTNTITSAQVFDMQGKFLGNVNATSDIQSAIKNKFHSTGIYMVKLGSAMKSVSVK